In the Nitrospirota bacterium genome, one interval contains:
- a CDS encoding GspH/FimT family pseudopilin codes for MSAELHIREQGWSLTEVLTVLAITGLLAALAWPSYQTMTARVQARSATSEIASELRLARQLAMARRERLRVIFDREGRTITLRRGDVEEILDIYHYADKGVVVEEPTSGPELFFYPSGRSATPTTIRVRDSQGRETTFTVSITGKVSIS; via the coding sequence ATGTCGGCAGAACTACACATTCGTGAACAAGGCTGGAGTCTGACAGAGGTTCTCACCGTGCTGGCAATCACGGGCCTCTTGGCAGCGTTAGCTTGGCCGAGTTATCAGACAATGACCGCAAGAGTTCAGGCACGCAGCGCCACTTCGGAGATCGCCTCTGAGCTTCGGCTGGCCAGGCAATTGGCGATGGCCAGGCGGGAGCGCCTTCGCGTCATATTCGATCGGGAGGGCCGCACGATCACGCTTCGACGTGGAGATGTCGAGGAGATCCTCGACATCTATCATTATGCGGACAAGGGAGTGGTCGTGGAGGAGCCAACCTCCGGTCCCGAGCTGTTCTTTTATCCCAGCGGTCGATCGGCAACCCCCACAACCATTCGTGTGCGAGACAGTCAGGGCCGGGAAACCACGTTCACAGTGAGCATCACCGGAAAAGTGTCCATCTCATGA
- a CDS encoding prepilin peptidase: MYEGALYLVVGTLGALIGSFLNVCIFRLPRGESIVWPGSHCPSCAHAINFYDNIPLLSYLWLAGRCRACRAPISIRYPLVEATNALGYLTILWFFGPSWTSVLYALLFSGLVVVTGTDLTHKIIPNVITFPGMVVGLLGAVTVLPVGVINSVLGLTVGGGILWLLAWLSPYLFGKEGMGGGDIKLLAMVGAFLGWKPALLTIMIGSLTGSIIGISLIALHIIKRDDYIPFGPFLVLGALLSMFFAQPLLDWYQGLLGGAD, from the coding sequence ATGTATGAAGGGGCTCTCTATCTCGTAGTCGGAACCCTCGGCGCCCTGATCGGCAGTTTTCTCAATGTCTGCATCTTCAGGCTGCCTCGAGGCGAATCGATCGTCTGGCCAGGTTCCCATTGCCCCTCTTGCGCTCATGCAATCAACTTCTATGACAATATTCCTCTATTGAGCTACCTGTGGCTTGCTGGACGCTGTCGGGCATGCCGCGCGCCGATTTCGATACGATACCCGCTCGTTGAAGCGACTAATGCCCTTGGGTATCTTACAATTTTATGGTTCTTCGGCCCAAGCTGGACGTCTGTCCTCTATGCCCTGTTGTTTTCTGGGTTGGTCGTGGTCACTGGAACGGATCTCACTCATAAAATAATCCCCAATGTCATTACCTTTCCAGGGATGGTGGTTGGACTTCTTGGCGCAGTGACCGTCTTGCCGGTTGGTGTGATCAATTCGGTGCTTGGTCTCACTGTGGGAGGCGGTATCCTTTGGCTCCTGGCCTGGCTGAGTCCCTATCTCTTCGGCAAAGAGGGAATGGGAGGCGGCGATATCAAATTGCTGGCTATGGTCGGTGCGTTTCTTGGCTGGAAACCAGCGCTTCTCACCATCATGATCGGTTCGCTCACCGGTTCTATCATCGGCATCAGCTTGATCGCTCTGCATATCATCAAGCGTGATGACTATATTCCCTTTGGTCCCTTCCTTGTGTTGGGCGCTCTCCTCTCCATGTTTTTTGCCCAGCCTCTCCTCGATTGGTATCAAGGTCTGCTTGGTGGGGCAGACTGA